The Mangifera indica cultivar Alphonso chromosome 8, CATAS_Mindica_2.1, whole genome shotgun sequence genome has a window encoding:
- the LOC123222738 gene encoding mitochondrial import inner membrane translocase subunit TIM44-2-like codes for MASRKLVRDFHLSRYPLFCQLTSKQGSSTRQLLLSSNRYSNIRGFNVFGEFSKNVKGEAERNPEFHQSVKELREKAEELKGVKDELKVRTKQTTEQLYKHMDGVWTEAESTVKKVSANMKEKISAATEEVKETFQKGSTDTSSKPSDEVKDGFKAASGEEKHENSGSGDNAETFYGKVKSSFSSPKVTMAFQKLKEAKVVDLAKKGYDIVKDELSGNPSKRKHLEHTGPPSWTGERSTRTDLVIAPSKQSMWSKIKEKMQSYPVFKRMSGLSEPVVTKGQEIAEDMRERWETSDSPIVHKIQDINESIFQETDAAASIKEIRRRDPSFSLPDFVAEVQEAIRPVLNAYMKGDIESLKKYCSSEVIERCKAEHTAYQSHGIFFDNRILHISDVEVRETKMMGASPIIIIAFQTQQIYCVRDRQGAITEGGKDTIHSVYYAWAMQQVDPEELGEDALYPIWKLREMQQLGVQALI; via the exons ATGGCTAGTAGAAAGCTGGTTCGAGACTTTCATCTCTCTAGATATCCTCTGTTTTGTCAGTTAACGTCTAAACAG GGTTCGAGTACGAGACAGTTGTTGCTTTCTTCGAATAGGTATTCGAATATTCGTGGATTCAATGTGTTTGGCGAGTTTTCAAAGAATGTTAAAGGCGAAGCTGAGAG AAACCCAGAATTTCATCAGTCAGTGAAGGAGCTGAGGGAGAAAGCAGAGGAACTTAAAGGGGTGAAAGATGAGCTGAAAGTTAG AACAAAGCAGACAACTGAGCAGCTATACAAACATATGGATGGTGTGTGGACGGAGGCTGAATCTACTGTCAAAAAG gTTTCTGCCAACATGAAGGAGAAGATTTCAGCTGCAACAGAGGAG GTCAAAGAGACTTTTCAAAAGGGATCCACCGATACGTCATCTAAACCTAGTGATGAAGTAAAAGATGGATTTAAAGCTGCATCAGGGgaagaaaaacatgaaaattcaGGGTCTGGTGATAATGCAGAAACATTTTATGGGAAAGTTAAGTCGAGTTTCTCTTCCCCAAAAGTTACCATGGCCTTCCAAAAATTGAAGGAAGCAAAAGTAGTTGACTTAGCAAAGAAGGGATATGACATTGTAAAGGATGAGCTAAGTGGTAATCCAAGTAAGAGAAAACATCTGGAACATACTGGTCCTCCCTCATGGACAGGTGAAAGAAGTACAAGAACTGATCTTGTTATTGCACCTTCGAAGCAGTCAATGTGGAGTAAAATCAAAGAGAAG ATGCAAAGTTATCCTGTTTTCAAGCGCATGAGTGGGCTAAGTGAACCTGTTGTGACCAAAGGCCAAGAG ATTGCAGAGGACATGCGGGAAAGATGGGAGACTAGTGATAGTCCCATTGTTCACAAAATCCAGGA TATCAATGAGAGTATCTTCCAAGAAACAGATGCTGCAGCTTCAATCAAGGAAATAAGGCGCCGAGACCC ATCTTTCTCGTTACCAGATTTTGTGGCAGAGGTTCAGGAAGCCATCAGACCAGTCCTTAATGCTTACATGAAG GGAGATATTGAATCTTTGAAAAAGTATTGTAGCTCTGAAGTGATTGAACGATGTAAAGCTGAGCATACTGCTTATCAGAGCCATGGCATATTTTTCGATAACAGG ATTCTGCATATATCGGATGTGGAAGTAAGAGAGACTAAAATGATGGGAGCTTCTCCTATAATTATTATAGCG TTTCAAACACAGCAAATTTATTGTGTACGTGATAGGCAGGGAGCGATAACAGAAGGAGGAAAG GATACAATACACAGTGTGTACTACGCATGGGCAATGCagcaagtagatccagaagaactTGGAGAAGATGCTCTCTACCCAATCTGGAAGCTCAGAGAAATGCAACAACTTGGTGTCCAAGCCCTCATCTAG
- the LOC123224204 gene encoding TOM1-like protein 2, with the protein MDKIKLAQLGERIKTGGAQMGRIVSGKMKEILQAPTPESKMVDEATLETLEEPNWSLNLRICALINSEEFRGSEIVRTIKKKISGKSVVSQRLSLDLLEACTMNCEKVFSEVASEKVLEEMVKMIENPETDQENRNRALQLIRAWGESEDVAYLPVFRQTYMSLKERIVPPPVGDGRMPPMHSSLESYVHQEPLSPESYPVPDTVLQSRDYFGLTYNFGSLSVDEKKELILITQNSVDLLSSLLNTETEPKPIKDDLTVSMLEKCKECQPGIQRIIESTTDDEGMLFEALNLHERLLQTISKYEELEAALKSGGQPESSALTDLKLPSDVRAQHERKGEVNEHETGAAVNLNKINAAAKENDTRTAVNENETKALDST; encoded by the exons ATGGACAAGATTAAACTTGCCCAAttaggggaaagaattaagacTGGTGGGGCTCAAATGGGACGAATTGTTAGTGgaaaaatgaaggaaatttTACAAGCCCCCACGCCCGAATCAAAAATGGTTGATGAAGCAACATTAGAAACTTTGGAAGAGCCTAACTGGAGCTTAAATTTGAGGATATGCGCGTTGATCAATAGTGAGGAGTTTAGGGGGTCAGAGATTGTTAggacaataaagaaaaagatatcaGGTAAGAGTGTTGTGAGCCAGAGATTGAGTCTTGATTTGTTGGAGGCATGTACTATGAACTGTGAGAAGGTTTTCTCTGAGGTCGCATCTGAGAAGGTGTTGGAAGAGATGGTCAAGATGATAGAGAATCCAGAGACAGATCAGGAGAACAGAAATCGAGCTTTGCAGTTGATTAGGGCTTGGGGAGAGTCTGAGGATGTGGCATATCTTCCAGTGTTTCGTCAGACTTATATG agcttgaaagaaagaattGTGCCTCCACCAGTAGGAGATGGGCGTATGCCGCCCATGCACTCCTCCTTGGAGTCATATGTTCATCAAGAGCCACTGTCTCCTGAAAGCTATCCTGTTCCTGACACAGTGTTGCAGAGCAGAGATTATTTTGGTTTGACCTATAATTTTGGGAGCCTTTCAGTTGATGAGAAGAAGGAACTTATTCTTATAACTCAGAATAGCGTTGATCTGCTCTCCAGCTTGTTGAATACTGAAACAGAACCAAAACCCATTAAG GATGATCTGACTGTGAGCATGCTTGAGAAGTGCAAGGAGTGTCAGCCTGGCATTCAGAGGATTATAGAAAGCACCACTGATGATGAAGGGATGCTTTTTGAGGCACTGAATCTTCATGAGCGGCTTTTACAAACCATCTCCAAATACGAGGAACTAGAAGCTGCCCTAAAATCTGGAGGACAACCTGAAAGCTCTGCTCTCACTGACCTGAAATTACCTTCTGATGTCAGAGCTCAACATGAGAGGAAGGGAGAGGTGAATGAACATGAGACAGGAGCAGCAGTGAACTTAAACAAGATTAATGCAGCAGCGAAAGAAAATGATACCAGAACAGCAGTGAATGAAAATGAGACCAAGGCGTTGGATTCCACATAA
- the LOC123224316 gene encoding protodermal factor 1, with translation MGKPRLFFIIFLICFSAEAATPRPGFLYTRTRGRCTPQYWSSRREAWPRMVPQTSTLSKVFGSRAFERYRSDLTLLEATTRNDDENAFGRLVKEATAALLNSYARHEFPYSGWEVKTLVIQALVSEEAATQMAHKFSIANQACN, from the exons ATGGGAAAGCCTCGACTCTTCTTCATTATTTTCCTAATTTGTTTTTCAGCAGAAGCAGCAACGCCAAGGCCTGGCTTTCTCTACACAAGAACCAGAGGAAGATGCACTCCCCA GTACTGGAGCAGTAGGAGAGAGGCGTGGCCGAGGATGGTTCCGCAGACATCAACGTTGTCGAAGGTATTTGGATCACGAGCATTTGAACGGTACAGATCTGATCTAACCCTCTTGGAAGCGACGACTAGGAACGATGATGAAAATGCGTTTGGTAGGTTGGTGAAGGAGGCGACTGCAGCGTTGCTAAACTCGTATGCAAGACACGAGTTTCCATATTCGGGTTGGGAAGTGAAGACATTGGTTATTCAAGCTTTGGTTTCTGAAGAAGCTGCAACTCAAATGGCTCACAAGTTTTCAATTGCCAATCAGgcttgtaattaa
- the LOC123224075 gene encoding uncharacterized protein LOC123224075 isoform X2, giving the protein MTHHQLRQINPKTNSSFNVSVPAKPSISKAPILSGLTEKARPHWLRHAWTLALSILQKLLLNLVPVSTLTVLFPEHHATKRGLEPTVRSLLSHRGCSASYSHHPLECLS; this is encoded by the exons ATGACCCACCACCAACTTCGTCAAATAAATCCAAAGACGAACTCCTCTTTCAATGTGTCAGTACCAGCAAAGCCCTCCATCTCCAAGGCGCCAATCTTGAG TGGGTTGACAGAGAAGGCAAGACCCCACTGGTTGCGGCATGCATGGACTCTGGCCTTATCAATATTGCAAAAACTCTTATTGAACTTGGTGCCAGTGTCAACGCTTACCGTGCTG TTTCCAGAGCATCATGCTACCAAAAGGGGATTGGAGCCAACTGTTAGGTCACTTCTCTCTCACCGAG GATGCTCAGCCTCATACAGTCATCACCCTTTGGAATGCTTAAGTTGA
- the LOC123222737 gene encoding pre-mRNA-splicing factor SLU7-A-like, with the protein MATASVAFKSREDHRKQIELEEARKAGLAPAEVDEDGKEINPHIPQYMSSAPWYLNSEKPSLKHQRKWKSDPNYTKSWYDRGAKIFHADKYRKGACTNCGAMTHDAKSCMERPRKMGAKWTNKNIAPDEKVETFELDYDGKRDRWNGYDTSTYARIVERYEARDEARRKFLKEQQLKKLEEKNNNQSGEDGVSDGDDDEDDLRVDEAKVDESKQMDFAKVEKRVRTTGGGSTGTVRNLRIREDTAKYLLNLDVNSAHYDPKTRSMREDPLPDADPNEKFYGGDNQYRSSGQALEFKELNIHSWEAFEKGQDIHMQAAPSQAELLYKNYKVIKEKLKSRTKDTIMEKYGNAAAEEELPRELLLGQSEREVEYDRTGRIIKGQETALPKSKYEEDVYINNHTTVWGSWWKDHQWAYKCCRQVIQNSYCTGAAGIEAAEAATDLMKANIARKEASEEHAPVAEKRHITWGTDVPEDLVLDEKLLVDALKKEDERRREEKDERKRKYNVKWNDEVTPEDMEAYRMKRVHHDDPMRDFLH; encoded by the exons ATGGCCACAGCATCGG TGGCGTTTAAGTCTAGGGAGGATCACCGGAAGCAAATTGAATTAGAAGAAGCGCGTAAAGCTGGGCTTGCTCCAGCTGAGGTTGATGAGGATGGAAAAGAAATCAATCCTCATATTCCTCAGTATATGTCCTCGGCACCATGGTATCTCAATTCTGAAAAGCCG AGTTTAAAACATCAAAGAAAGTGGAAGTCCGACCCCAATTACACAAAGTCATGGTACGACCGGGGCGCGAAAATTTTCCATGCTGATAAATACCGCAAAGGTGCATGTACAAA CTGTGGCGCAATGACACATGATGCAAAGTCATGCATGGAACGTCCTCGAAAAATGGGAGCGAAGTGGACTAACAAAAACATTGCACCTGATGAAAAGGTCGAGACCTTTGAGCTTGATTATGATGGGAAGAGAGACCGTTGGAACGGCTATGATACATCGACCTATGCCCGAATTGTTGAAAGATATGAAGCCAGGGATGAAGCACGGAGGAAATTCTTGAAGGAGCAGCAATTGAAGAAGttggaggaaaaaaataataaccagAGTGGTGAGGATGGGGTAAGTGACggggatgatgatgaagatgatctAAGGGTTGATGAAGCCAAAGTTGATGAGAGCAAGCAAATGGATTTTGCAAAGGTTGAAAAACGTGTGCGCACAACAGGTGGTGGAAGCACAGGAACTGTAAG GAATTTGCGAATTCGGGAGGATACAGCAAAGTACCTCTTAAATCTTGACGTTAATTCAGCACACTATGATCCAAAAACCCGATCCATGCGTGAAGATCCACTTCCTGATGCAGATCCAAATGAGAAGTTTTATGGA GGGGATAACCAATACAGAAGTAGTGGTCAAGCTTTGGAGTTTAAGGAGCTCAACATCCATTCTTGGGAAGCATTTGAGAAAGGACAAGACATTCACATGCAAGCTGCTCCTTCCCAAGCTGAGTTGCTGTATAAGAATTATAAGGTCATAAAGGAGAAGCTGAAGTCCAGAACAAAGGACACAATTATGGAAAAATATGGCAATGCAGCTGCGGAGGAAGAACTTCCAAGAGAACTTCTTTTGGGACAAAGTGAAAGAGAAGTTGAATATGATCGGACTGGTCGGATAATTAAGGGACAG GAGACAGCACTTCCTAAGAGCAAATACGAGGAGGatgtttatattaataatcaCACTACTGTTTGGGGTTCATGGTGGAAGGATCATCAGTGGGCGTACAAGTGCTGCAGGCAAGTGATACAGAACAGCTATTGCACAGGTGCAGCTGGAATTGAGGCTGCAGAGGCTGCAACAGACCTCATGAAGGCCAATATTGCTCGTAAAGAGGCCTCTGAAG AGCATGCACCGGTGGCGGAGAAGAGGCATATAACTTGGGGAACCGATGTTCCAGAGGATTTGGTTTTGGACGAGAAATTACTCGTTGATGCACTCAAGAag GAGGACGAAAGGAGGAGAGAGGAGAAAGATGAGAGAAAGAGGAAATACAATGTCAAATGGAATGATGAG GTTACTCCTGAGGACATGGAGGCATATAGGATGAAGAGAGTGCATCATGATGATCCCATGAGGGATTTCCTGCATTAA
- the LOC123224074 gene encoding rho-N domain-containing protein 1, chloroplastic-like, whose protein sequence is MSQAVHLISNSLPGNGSSKGRCLPCLGVSGRAVAVSSCSSRGDLRILSQVKIGAVKCTAKGTSFVCNVGSGDYRRNRDMRQNRNGFRGRNRQNEERDSFDDESELLSLKNGPLLSLSSSTKFQATSAPGPREKEIVELFRKVQSQLRERATAKEDKKIEVTQRQNKESETVDSLLKLLRKHSFEQGKRKNSTGSSKDFVSDQIEQNVVNDEDKSTSFFDSSRVGAEARERKEPNALTRPASNFKRRSPVSQFKYQPIYPSEETMNSRTQLNASGKRKKSPVDISSDSRHQPEPELELESETEHDARFLDGDVFDEVSDSEPNNLVDNVYDEVSDDESDVVDGSLYEASEGEPSDIDNVDNDEDGEKKEDIKHPDLSGLKLTELRKLAKSRGVKGISKMKKGELVELLSVAQSDY, encoded by the exons ATGTCGCAAGCAGTTCATCTCATATCTAACAGCCTTCCAG GTAATGGGTCATCAAAAGGAAGATGTCTCCCATGCTTGGGTGTTTCTGGAAGAGCAGTGGCTGTGTCTTCCTGCTCTTCTCGTGGTGATCTCAGAATTCTTTCACAGGTCAAGATTGGGGCGGTGAAATGTACTGCCAAAGGAACATCATTTGTGTGCAACGTTGGTTCTGGGGATTATAGGAGAAATCGTGACATGAGACAAAACAGAAATGGGTTCCGAGGCAGGAACAGGCAAAATGAAGAGAGGGATAGTTTTGATGATGAATCTgaacttttatctttaaaaaatgggCCATTACTTTCCCTCTCTTCTTCCACAAAATTCCAAGCAACCTCAGCCCCAGGCCCAAGAGAGAAGGAGATTGTTGAACTATTCAGGAAGGTCCAGTCGCAGCTTAGAGAAAGAGCAACAGCTAAAGAAGACAAGAAGATTGAAGTGACACAGAGACAAAATAAAGAGAGTGAAACAGTGGATTCTCTCCTCAAGTTGTTGAGGAAACACTCATTTGAGCAAGGTAAGAGGAAAAACAGCACTGGCAGCAGCAAAGACTTTGTTTCAGACCAGATTGAACAGAATGTTGTTAACGATGAGGATAAAAGCACAAGCTTCTTTGATTCTAGTAGAGTCGGAGCTGAGGCCCGAGAACGTAAGGAACCTAATGCCTTAACAAGACCAGCATCAAATTTCAAACGCAGATCTCCTGTTAGTCAATTCAAATACCAGCCCATTTATCCCAGTGAGGAGACTATGAATTCGCGCACACAATTAAATGCTAGtgggaagaggaagaagagtcCAGTTGATATAAGTTCTGACTCCAGACACCAGCCTGAACCAGAACTTGAGCTGGAGTCAGAAACTGAGCATGATGCTAGGTTTCTGGATGGGGATGTCTTTGATGAGGTATCTGACAGTGAACCTAATAATCTAGTTGACAATGTGTATGATGAGGTATCAGACGATGAGTCTGATGTTGTTGATGGCAGTTTATATGAGGCATCAGAGGGTGAGCCTTCAGATATTGATAATGTTGATAATGATGAAGATGGAGAGAAAAAGGAGGATATCAAACATCCAGATTTGAGCGGTTTGAAGCTCACCGAACTAAGGAAACTTGCCAAGTCCCGTGGTGTGAAAGGGATTTCAAAGATGAAGAAAGGTGAGCTGGTTGAGTTGTTAAGTGTAGCTCAGTCTGATTACTAA
- the LOC123222428 gene encoding uncharacterized protein LOC123222428, translating into MVSLSTWFRYIAHKVEYSVSVSWKNYTRGQISDRELHDSVWKYVFHGKLTYLHWNKGEEMAPTIGGKVGTLLVRKLPSADPTRVFVGDVVVLKDPEKSDNYLVRRLAAIEGYEMVSTDEKDEPFVLEKDQCWVLADNENIKPKEANDSRAFGPVPMTNIVGRVLYCLRTAVDHGPVQNSYFGMRKDSPVLEVELDVDEIVKNHRA; encoded by the exons ATGGTTTCTTTATCGACTTGGTTTCGATACATCGCCCACAAGGTCGAATATTCTGTCTCCGTCAGCTGGAAG AACTATACACGAGGTCAAATCAGTGACAGAGAATTACATGATTCAGTTTGGAAATATGTATTTCATGGAAAGTTGACCTATTTACATTGGAATAAAGGGGAGGAGATGGCCCCAACTATAGGAGGGAAAGTTGGAACCCTTCTTGTAAGGAAGTTACCTTCTGCAGATCCAAC GCGTGTTTTTGTTGGAGATGTTGTGGTGTTGAAGGACCCTGAGAAATCAGACAACTACCTAGTAAGACGGTTAGCTGCCATTGAAGGGTATGAAATGGTGTCTACTGATGAGAAAGATGAGCCTTTTGTTCTAGAAAAGGATCAGTGCTGGGTGTTGGCTGacaatgaaaacataaaacCAAAG GAAGCCAATGACAGTCGAGCCTTTGGTCCAGTTCCCATGACAAATATAGTTGGAAGAGTTCTTTATTGCCTTCGGACAGCTGTGGATCATGGCCCTGTCCAGAACAG TTATTTCGGCATGCGAAAGGATTCACCAGTGTTGGAGGTGGAACTGGATGTGGATGAAATAGTGAAAAATCACCGAGCATAG
- the LOC123224075 gene encoding uncharacterized protein LOC123224075 isoform X1 → MMIVILHLILLELRGIQLPYVRLRMLSLIQSSPFGMLKLINLNFIDRILHPLYLTNLQVYSLMSYLFTRCFQQLQWLYNAYGGIFQVMPSTLSHSPLLSVPMTLHQTTAEAIKPAIANGHQKAEAIYTNGWDNLTSSDTMAGAQLHNQREPA, encoded by the exons ATGATGATCGTCATACTTCACTTGATATTGCTAGAATTAAGGGGCATACAATTGCCATACGTACGACTGAG GATGCTCAGCCTCATACAGTCATCACCCTTTGGAATGCTTAAGTTGATAAACCTAAATTTCATAGACAGGATCCTGCACCCGCTATATTTGACAAATCTACAA GTCTATTCTTTGATGTCATACCTTTTCACTAGGTGTTTCCAGCAGCTTCAGTGGTTATATAATGCATACGGAGGAATTTTCCAG GTTATGCCCTCCACATTGTCTCATAGCCCTCTACTGTCAGTTCCAATGACTCTGCATCAAACCACCGCAGAAGCTATAAAACCAGCAATTGCAAATGGCCACCAGAAGGCCGAAGCAATTTATACAAATGGTTGGGACAATCTTACCAGTTCTGACACAATGGCTGGGGCTCAGCTTCACAATCAGCGTGAACCTGCATGA
- the LOC123222739 gene encoding transcription factor MYB14-like gives MVRAPCCEKMGLKKGPWTPEEDQILINYIRLYGHGNWRALPKQAGLLRCGKSCRLRWTNYLRPDIKRGNFSREEEETIINLHEILGNRWSAIAARLPGRTDNEIKNVWHTHLKKRLKQNQNQASAATTMSDVSKCNQDPKKEQEHVNISISSPQECSSEVSYVSNTCMKIESSSSDQSLLEIIDENFLSEVLSADSSVMESAGDNPELQISSTPVAGATMEPLNSSCYMYDNMDFWFNLFTRAGEIPELSENLSNDCRL, from the exons ATGGTGAGAGCTCCGTGCTGTGAGAAGATGGGATTGAAGAAAGGTCCCTGGACACCGGAAGAAGACCAGATACTCATCAATTACATTCGACTTTATGGCCATGGAAACTGGAGAGCGCTCCCCAAACAAGCCG GATTGTTAAGGTGTGGAAAGAGTTGCAGGCTGCGGTGGACAAATTACTTAAGACCAGACATTAAACGAGGAAATTTTagcagagaagaagaggaaaccATCATCAATTTACATGAAATATTGGGAAATAG ATGGTCGGCAATCGCAGCAAGACTACCAGGAAGAACagacaatgaaataaaaaacgTGTGGCACACCCACTTGAAAAAGAGACTcaagcaaaaccaaaaccaagCCTCCGCCGCCACCACCATGAGCGATGTTTCCAAGTGTAACCAAGACCCCAAAAAGGAACAAGAACACGTGAATATTAGCATCTCTTCTCCACAAGAGTGTTCCAGTGAAGTTTCGTACGTGAGCAACACGTGCATGAAGATTGAGTCGTCTTCATCGGATCAAAGCTTGCTTGAAATTATTGATGAGAATTTCTTGTCTGAAGTGTTGTCAGCTGATAGTTCAGTGATGGAGAGTGCCGGTGACAACCCGGAACTTCAAATTTCATCTACTCCGGTGGCGGGGGCTACAATGGAGCCACTCAATAGCAGTTGTTATATGTATGATAACATGGACTTTTGGTTCAATCTTTTCACTAGAGCTGGGGAGATTCCTGAATTATCAGAAAATCTGAGCAATGACTGTcggttgtaa